From Methylobacterium radiodurans, a single genomic window includes:
- a CDS encoding fumarate hydratase, which yields MDLDIREFEEVCRDLYVRALKILPPDIKAGFSDLQKAETSATGRAILDTMVENVAVAERTKNILCQDTGIPIYNIRIGRDVVFDGAELKAAIRRGCERATKEFSLRSSVVHPITRKNEQTSCGIRVPIIHVDFNETPETVAVEMIPKGSGSENGSFLQMLLPSDGIGAAKRFVIDRVIELGGRVCPPTIVGVGLGGTSDLCMHLAKVAATRPLRSVCADPEGARIEEELSRAVNELGIGPQGLGGRSTSFAVHVELAATHITQNPVAVNIQCHSARRARATITPGGIAFD from the coding sequence ATGGATCTCGACATCCGCGAATTCGAGGAGGTCTGCCGCGACCTCTACGTCCGGGCCCTGAAGATCCTGCCGCCCGACATCAAGGCGGGATTCTCGGACCTGCAGAAGGCCGAGACCAGCGCGACCGGCCGCGCCATACTCGACACGATGGTGGAGAACGTCGCGGTCGCCGAGCGCACGAAGAACATCCTCTGCCAAGACACCGGAATCCCGATCTACAACATCCGCATCGGCCGCGACGTCGTCTTCGACGGGGCCGAGCTGAAGGCCGCGATCCGGCGCGGCTGCGAGCGCGCGACGAAGGAGTTCTCCCTGCGCTCCTCGGTGGTCCATCCGATCACCCGGAAGAACGAGCAGACCTCCTGCGGCATCCGCGTGCCGATCATCCACGTCGACTTCAACGAGACTCCGGAGACCGTCGCGGTCGAGATGATCCCGAAGGGCTCGGGCTCTGAGAACGGCTCCTTCCTGCAGATGCTCCTGCCCTCCGACGGGATCGGCGCGGCCAAGCGCTTCGTGATCGACCGGGTGATCGAGCTGGGCGGCCGGGTCTGTCCGCCGACCATCGTGGGCGTCGGGCTCGGGGGCACCTCCGACCTCTGCATGCACCTCGCCAAGGTCGCGGCGACCCGCCCCCTGCGCTCGGTCTGCGCCGACCCGGAAGGCGCGCGGATCGAAGAGGAGCTGTCGCGGGCGGTGAACGAGCTCGGCATCGGCCCGCAGGGGCTGGGCGGGCGCTCCACCAGCTTCGCGGTCCATGTGGAACTCGCCGCCACGCACATCACCCAGAACCCGGTCGCGGTGAACATCCAGTGCCACTCGGCCCGCCGCGCCCGCGCGACGATCACGCCGGGGGGCATTGCATTCGACTGA
- a CDS encoding L-aspartate oxidase encodes MNPAQVQQVETDILILGSGGAGLFAALHAKKTVPELDVTVAVKGLLGKCGCTRMVQGGYNVALAPGDSTERHFMDTVEGGKWLNDQALAWTLVTEAQVRIRELETELGCFFDRNPDGSVHQKAFAGQTFDRTVHKGDLTGIEIINRLSEQVWRRDVNRLEDHRALELIPARDGSGLSGILMLDMRTGEPKLVRAKAVLLATGGGPTMYKYHTPSGDKSCDGLAMALRAGLPLRDMEMVQFHPTGLLAGAGTRMTGTVLEEGLRGAGGWLLDSTGARFMEAYDPRGERATRDIVSRSIIRRIRDGYATQSGGVHIQMSHLGPDDVRRRFKGMVERCADCGFDLAGGRVEVIPTAHYMMGGIQFAVDCTTALPRLYAAGEDTGGVHGANRLGGNGVANSTVFGGLAGQSMARAVSRGGSLADPDLAAVEAGLARAYGPLGRPADELPAIREALYETMWSDVGILRDEGGLTRALGALDGLSQAVARAGAPDGDRRYALTWMDRLNLENLVLVSQAIARAALARTDSRGAHFREDHPETSDLATSAYTVVRRQEDTFAIGMEPVAFTHVRPGGSLLDAAA; translated from the coding sequence ATGAACCCGGCCCAGGTCCAGCAGGTCGAGACCGACATCCTGATCCTCGGCTCCGGCGGGGCCGGCCTGTTCGCGGCGCTCCACGCCAAGAAGACCGTGCCCGAACTCGACGTCACGGTCGCGGTGAAGGGGCTACTCGGCAAGTGCGGCTGCACCCGCATGGTCCAGGGCGGCTACAACGTGGCCCTGGCGCCGGGCGACTCGACCGAGCGCCACTTCATGGACACGGTCGAGGGCGGCAAGTGGCTGAACGATCAGGCGCTCGCCTGGACGCTCGTCACCGAGGCGCAGGTGCGCATCCGCGAGCTGGAGACGGAGCTCGGCTGCTTCTTCGATCGCAACCCGGACGGCAGCGTCCACCAGAAGGCGTTCGCCGGCCAGACCTTCGACCGCACGGTGCACAAGGGGGACCTCACCGGCATCGAGATCATCAACCGGCTCTCCGAGCAGGTCTGGCGCCGCGACGTCAACCGCCTGGAGGACCACCGGGCGCTGGAGCTGATCCCGGCCCGCGACGGCTCGGGGCTCAGCGGCATCCTGATGCTCGACATGCGCACCGGCGAGCCGAAGCTGGTGCGGGCCAAGGCCGTGCTGCTCGCCACCGGCGGCGGGCCGACCATGTACAAGTACCACACGCCGTCGGGCGACAAGTCCTGCGACGGGCTCGCCATGGCGCTGCGGGCAGGCCTGCCCTTGCGCGACATGGAGATGGTGCAGTTCCATCCCACGGGTCTGCTCGCGGGCGCGGGCACCCGCATGACCGGCACGGTGCTGGAGGAGGGCCTGCGCGGGGCCGGCGGCTGGCTCCTCGATTCGACCGGCGCGCGCTTCATGGAGGCCTACGATCCGCGGGGCGAGCGGGCGACGCGCGACATCGTCAGCCGCTCGATCATCCGGCGCATCCGCGACGGCTACGCCACACAGAGCGGGGGCGTGCACATCCAGATGAGCCATCTCGGCCCCGACGACGTGCGCCGCCGCTTCAAGGGCATGGTCGAGCGCTGCGCCGATTGCGGCTTCGACCTCGCGGGCGGTCGCGTCGAGGTGATCCCGACCGCCCACTACATGATGGGCGGGATTCAGTTCGCGGTGGATTGCACCACGGCGCTGCCGCGCCTCTACGCGGCGGGCGAGGATACCGGCGGCGTCCATGGGGCGAACCGCCTCGGCGGGAACGGGGTGGCGAACTCCACCGTGTTCGGCGGGCTCGCCGGCCAGTCTATGGCACGCGCGGTCTCGCGCGGGGGCTCGCTCGCCGATCCGGATCTGGCCGCGGTCGAGGCCGGGCTCGCTCGCGCCTACGGGCCGCTCGGCCGGCCGGCGGACGAACTCCCGGCGATCCGCGAGGCCCTCTACGAGACGATGTGGAGCGATGTCGGCATCCTTCGGGACGAAGGCGGTCTCACCCGCGCGCTCGGCGCGCTCGACGGCCTCAGCCAGGCGGTCGCCCGCGCGGGCGCACCGGACGGCGACCGCCGCTACGCGCTGACCTGGATGGACCGGCTGAACCTGGAAAACCTCGTGCTGGTCTCGCAGGCGATCGCGCGGGCCGCCCTCGCCCGCACCGACAGCCGCGGCGCGCATTTCCGCGAGGACCATCCCGAGACCTCGGATCTCGCCACCTCCGCCTACACGGTGGTGCGGCGGCAGGAAGACACCTTCGCGATCGGGATGGAGCCGGTCGCCTTCACCCATGTGCGGCCGGGTGGCTCGCTTCTCGACGCGGCGGCCTGA
- a CDS encoding type IA DNA topoisomerase, which yields MPAPSTGRTLFFFEKPSAMRELKRFFRSPNTVCVAAEGHLLAAEEPGDVRPDWKPWRFDALPIVLDTIPVACGRNRSGQSHAGKLAAIRAALGGVERVIIATDPGREGSMIAWEVLEHLGWRGRVDRLKLGALDDVSIRRAFAGLAAEPDSGERDYAAYLEALCRQYEDYHLGLNGTRAISLRLRPAAFREPWRFGGVQTPTLAILADLEERIRAFVPQDFFKVALQLDTADGHALTLWHAPKDRILDPEIAETIRAAAAGWSGPLAVEQRDVRRAPPRLFSKDTLARRCAKRFGWDPQATAKLAQDLYDQGYLSYPRTESELLPEGQAGDAPAIIAAVTGVLTELRPLFPPEAKPVIRRGKSGPYVKDPGEHHAIVPLRKVPERGRLTADQARLWELVAKAYLAAHMADGIDARTGIAAEVATPLGPKRFAVSGTVVRVPGWRAVYGAEAETEADLVPGKARREEEASAARLPPVRDGEGASATGAEIATAVTEPPRRITRGELPVVMGRLVDQVEDPAVKRALENPVNPNEPKGLGTAATRDTILPKLLKSRYVTLGTGKDPAVSVTEVGLAFIGAVRAVFPAYGDPVGRAVFEAELAEIGRAATRAEAERRAEDFRRRTRARLDALIAAIAGAPTIDLDPSLIPPGGPSGRYDRAPTPAMVAFAVSLAERKGVALPRGCKSSLRVCRGFLDAQAGPRTRSEGEPEGRGPDGVRPPSAAMLRYARNLAEAKGIACPLEVEAHFDACRSFLDTHAARADTARPARKGAVPSRGRSPAPRRKPAAARRQA from the coding sequence ATGCCCGCCCCGAGCACCGGCCGCACGCTGTTCTTCTTCGAGAAGCCCTCGGCGATGCGCGAGCTGAAGCGCTTCTTCCGCTCGCCGAACACCGTCTGCGTCGCCGCGGAGGGCCATCTCCTCGCTGCGGAGGAGCCCGGCGACGTGCGGCCGGACTGGAAGCCTTGGCGCTTCGACGCGCTGCCGATCGTGCTCGACACGATCCCCGTCGCTTGCGGGCGGAACCGCTCCGGCCAGTCGCACGCGGGCAAGCTCGCCGCCATCCGGGCGGCGCTCGGGGGCGTCGAACGGGTGATCATCGCGACCGATCCCGGCCGCGAGGGCTCAATGATCGCCTGGGAGGTGCTGGAGCATCTCGGCTGGCGCGGGCGGGTCGATCGCTTGAAGCTCGGCGCGCTCGACGACGTCTCGATCCGGCGCGCCTTCGCGGGGCTGGCCGCCGAGCCCGATTCCGGCGAGCGCGACTACGCCGCCTATCTGGAGGCGCTCTGCCGCCAGTACGAGGATTACCATCTCGGCCTCAACGGCACGCGGGCCATCTCGCTGCGCCTGCGCCCGGCGGCCTTCCGCGAGCCCTGGCGCTTCGGCGGCGTTCAGACGCCGACGCTCGCGATCCTGGCGGATCTCGAGGAGCGCATCCGGGCCTTCGTGCCGCAGGACTTCTTCAAGGTCGCGCTGCAGCTCGACACCGCGGACGGGCACGCGCTCACCCTCTGGCACGCGCCGAAGGACCGCATCCTCGATCCGGAGATTGCCGAGACGATCCGGGCGGCCGCCGCCGGATGGTCCGGGCCGCTCGCGGTCGAGCAGCGGGACGTGCGCCGGGCGCCCCCGCGCCTGTTCTCGAAGGACACGCTCGCCCGGCGCTGCGCCAAGCGCTTCGGCTGGGACCCGCAAGCGACGGCCAAGCTTGCGCAAGACCTCTACGACCAGGGCTATCTCAGCTACCCGCGCACCGAGTCCGAGCTGCTGCCCGAGGGGCAGGCCGGCGACGCGCCCGCGATCATCGCGGCGGTCACGGGGGTTCTCACGGAACTCCGCCCGCTCTTTCCGCCGGAGGCGAAGCCGGTGATCCGGCGGGGCAAGAGCGGCCCCTACGTCAAGGATCCGGGCGAGCACCACGCCATCGTGCCGCTGCGCAAGGTGCCCGAGCGCGGACGGCTCACGGCCGATCAGGCCCGGCTCTGGGAACTCGTCGCCAAGGCCTATCTCGCCGCCCACATGGCCGATGGGATCGACGCGCGCACCGGCATCGCGGCCGAGGTCGCCACGCCTCTGGGGCCGAAGCGCTTCGCAGTCTCCGGGACCGTGGTGCGGGTGCCGGGCTGGCGCGCGGTCTACGGGGCCGAGGCCGAGACCGAGGCCGACTTGGTGCCCGGCAAGGCCCGGCGCGAGGAGGAGGCGAGCGCGGCCCGCCTACCGCCGGTGCGCGACGGCGAAGGGGCGTCGGCCACGGGCGCCGAGATCGCCACCGCCGTGACCGAGCCGCCCCGCCGCATCACCCGCGGCGAGCTGCCCGTGGTGATGGGCCGCCTCGTCGATCAGGTCGAGGACCCGGCGGTGAAGCGCGCCCTGGAGAACCCCGTCAACCCGAACGAGCCGAAGGGTCTCGGCACGGCCGCGACTCGGGACACGATCCTGCCGAAGCTCCTGAAGAGCCGCTACGTGACGTTGGGCACCGGCAAGGACCCGGCGGTCTCGGTCACGGAAGTCGGGCTCGCCTTCATCGGTGCGGTCCGGGCGGTGTTCCCGGCCTACGGCGACCCGGTCGGGCGGGCGGTGTTCGAGGCGGAGCTTGCCGAGATCGGCCGGGCCGCGACCCGTGCCGAGGCGGAGCGCCGGGCCGAGGATTTTCGCCGCCGCACCCGGGCGCGGCTCGATGCGCTGATCGCGGCGATCGCGGGCGCTCCGACGATCGACCTCGACCCGAGCCTGATCCCGCCGGGCGGCCCGTCCGGTCGCTACGACCGGGCGCCGACGCCCGCCATGGTGGCGTTCGCGGTCTCGCTGGCGGAGCGCAAGGGCGTGGCGCTGCCGCGCGGCTGCAAGAGCAGCCTGCGGGTGTGCCGCGGCTTCCTCGACGCGCAGGCCGGGCCGAGGACACGATCCGAGGGAGAGCCGGAGGGGCGCGGGCCGGACGGCGTTCGCCCGCCGAGCGCCGCGATGCTGCGCTACGCCCGCAACCTCGCCGAGGCCAAGGGAATCGCCTGCCCGCTCGAGGTGGAGGCGCACTTCGACGCTTGCCGCAGCTTCCTCGACACGCACGCGGCGCGGGCCGACACGGCGCGCCCGGCCCGGAAGGGCGCCGTGCCGTCCCGCGGCCGCTCGCCCGCGCCGCGCAGGAAGCCGGCCGCGGCCCGCCGGCAGGCCTGA
- a CDS encoding ABC transporter permease produces MSSANALVDAPSVPAARSASARPEIVRDRAGPPGGTVVEKPLSTLELLYNQGWLRKLLILAVLALIWEAYGRYLDNDLLFPTFTATLGAFFRGVADGTLPLRAWGSVKILLVGYGIGIVLATVLTGIAIASRIGTDFLETMTSMLNPLPAIALLPLALIWFGLGNGSLVFVLVHSVTWAIALNTHSGFLSVSRTLKMVGRNYGLGGAGLIRKILIPAAFPSILTGLKVGWAFAWRTLIAAELVFGVSSGSGGLGWFIFENKNMLDIPNVFAGLLTVILIGLVVENLIFQTIERHTIQRWGMQA; encoded by the coding sequence ATGTCTAGCGCGAACGCCCTGGTGGATGCCCCCTCCGTGCCTGCCGCCCGATCCGCATCCGCCCGCCCCGAGATCGTGCGCGACCGTGCCGGCCCCCCGGGCGGCACGGTGGTCGAGAAGCCGCTCTCGACGCTGGAGCTGCTCTACAACCAGGGCTGGCTGCGCAAGCTCCTGATCCTGGCGGTGCTCGCCCTGATCTGGGAGGCCTACGGGCGCTACCTCGACAACGACCTGCTGTTCCCGACCTTCACGGCGACGCTCGGGGCCTTCTTCCGCGGCGTCGCGGACGGCACGCTGCCGCTCAGGGCTTGGGGCTCGGTGAAGATCCTGCTCGTCGGCTACGGCATCGGCATCGTGCTGGCGACCGTGCTGACCGGCATCGCCATCGCCTCGCGGATCGGCACCGACTTCCTCGAGACCATGACCTCGATGCTCAACCCGCTCCCGGCCATCGCGCTCCTGCCGCTGGCGCTGATCTGGTTCGGGCTCGGCAACGGCAGCCTCGTCTTCGTGCTGGTACACTCGGTCACCTGGGCGATCGCGTTGAATACCCATTCGGGCTTCCTCTCGGTCAGCCGGACCCTGAAGATGGTGGGGCGCAATTACGGGCTCGGCGGCGCGGGGCTGATCCGCAAGATCCTGATCCCGGCGGCCTTCCCGTCGATCCTGACCGGCCTGAAGGTCGGCTGGGCCTTCGCGTGGCGCACGCTGATCGCGGCGGAGCTCGTCTTCGGCGTGTCCTCGGGATCGGGCGGCCTCGGGTGGTTCATCTTCGAGAACAAGAACATGCTCGATATCCCGAACGTGTTCGCGGGCCTCCTCACCGTGATCCTGATCGGTCTCGTGGTCGAGAACCTGATCTTCCAGACGATCGAGCGCCACACCATCCAGCGCTGGGGCATGCAGGCCTGA
- a CDS encoding succinate dehydrogenase, cytochrome b556 subunit: MRTTARSAIAPGITHAPHRRPGFAAALIHRLSGIALALFLPMHFIALGTALQGADRLESFLGLTHNGFVRVAEWGLVCALAVHMALGLRVLAIEWLSYRERTAVVVSGCLATAFAVGLLFLLSGA; this comes from the coding sequence ATGAGAACCACCGCACGATCCGCCATCGCTCCCGGCATCACGCACGCCCCCCATCGCCGCCCCGGCTTCGCCGCCGCGCTGATCCACCGGCTCTCTGGCATCGCGCTGGCGCTGTTCCTGCCGATGCACTTCATCGCGCTCGGCACCGCGCTGCAGGGCGCCGACCGGCTCGAGAGCTTCCTCGGGCTCACCCATAACGGCTTCGTGCGCGTGGCCGAGTGGGGTCTCGTCTGCGCGCTGGCCGTCCACATGGCGCTGGGCCTGCGCGTGCTGGCGATCGAGTGGCTGAGCTACCGCGAGCGCACCGCCGTGGTCGTCTCCGGCTGCCTCGCGACCGCCTTCGCGGTCGGCCTCCTCTTTCTCCTCAGCGGGGCCTGA
- a CDS encoding fumarate hydratase C-terminal domain-containing protein, translating to MAHHVLDMPAGEAEIRRLRIGDTVTLRRWLFGIRDATLIHMFDRGRRTRLDLAGHAVIHTAPNVHRVAPSPEAPVGYAPFCIGTTTSMRMERFTDALMAREGVRLIVGKGGMGPATLKAFSERGGAYLAIVGGAAALETTWIERIEDVDMDDLHPESLWRFAIRDFGPLLVGMDSHGGSLFAEVQRDVASRRDAVLASLEDAR from the coding sequence GTGGCCCACCACGTCCTCGACATGCCGGCCGGCGAGGCCGAGATCCGGCGCTTGCGGATCGGCGACACCGTGACCCTGCGGCGCTGGCTGTTCGGCATCCGCGACGCCACGCTGATCCACATGTTCGACCGGGGCCGTCGCACCCGGCTCGACCTCGCAGGCCACGCGGTGATCCACACCGCGCCCAACGTCCACCGCGTCGCCCCCTCCCCCGAGGCGCCGGTCGGCTACGCGCCCTTCTGCATCGGCACCACCACCTCCATGCGCATGGAGCGCTTCACCGACGCCCTGATGGCGCGCGAGGGGGTGCGCCTGATCGTCGGCAAGGGCGGCATGGGGCCGGCGACGCTGAAGGCGTTCAGTGAGCGGGGCGGCGCCTACCTCGCCATCGTCGGGGGGGCTGCGGCGCTGGAGACGACCTGGATCGAGCGGATCGAGGACGTCGACATGGACGACCTCCATCCCGAGAGCCTGTGGCGCTTCGCGATCCGCGATTTCGGCCCGCTCCTCGTCGGCATGGATTCGCACGGCGGCTCGCTCTTCGCCGAGGTCCAGCGGGACGTGGCGAGCCGCCGCGACGCCGTGCTGGCCAGCCTGGAGGACGCGCGATGA
- a CDS encoding succinate dehydrogenase/fumarate reductase iron-sulfur subunit — translation MTAPVDHAAVAAGATEALRVRVRRGDGVQDYAVPRRANQTVLDVVTEIQREQDPTLAYRFACRVGMCGSCGMTVNGRPRWTCRTRVAAVAPEGELLLEPLRNLPVVKDLAVDMEPFFEKWRRAHGYFEPGENPPDDFAAVLPDSAERREADAGIECINCGVCYAACDLVTWNPDYLGPAALNRAWTLVNDVRDRGQTARLDAVAGDAGCHSCHSHMSCTEHCPKALSPTFAIAGLKRETGKAALRRFWRRG, via the coding sequence GTGACGGCGCCCGTCGATCACGCCGCCGTGGCCGCGGGCGCGACCGAGGCGCTGCGGGTGCGCGTGCGCCGCGGGGACGGCGTGCAGGATTACGCGGTGCCGCGCCGCGCCAACCAGACGGTGCTCGACGTCGTCACCGAGATCCAGCGCGAGCAGGATCCGACGCTCGCCTACCGCTTCGCCTGCCGGGTCGGCATGTGCGGCTCCTGCGGCATGACGGTGAACGGACGCCCGCGCTGGACCTGCCGCACCCGGGTCGCCGCCGTCGCACCGGAGGGCGAGCTGCTGCTGGAGCCCCTGCGCAACCTGCCGGTGGTCAAGGACCTTGCCGTCGATATGGAGCCCTTCTTCGAGAAGTGGCGCCGCGCCCACGGCTATTTCGAGCCGGGCGAGAATCCGCCCGACGACTTCGCGGCGGTGCTGCCCGATTCCGCTGAGCGCCGCGAGGCGGATGCCGGAATCGAGTGCATCAATTGCGGCGTCTGCTACGCGGCCTGCGATCTCGTCACCTGGAACCCCGACTATCTGGGCCCGGCGGCCCTCAACCGCGCATGGACGCTCGTCAACGACGTGCGCGACCGGGGCCAGACGGCGCGGCTCGACGCGGTGGCGGGCGATGCCGGCTGCCATTCCTGCCACAGCCACATGAGCTGCACCGAGCACTGCCCGAAGGCGCTCAGCCCCACCTTCGCCATTGCCGGGCTGAAGCGCGAGACCGGCAAGGCGGCGCTCCGCCGCTTCTGGAGGCGGGGATGA
- a CDS encoding ABC transporter ATP-binding protein codes for MGLSEALLEVDGVTLQYKTPHHLITATYRVSFDVLPGDRFVLLGPSGCGKSTLLKAVGGYMPPTEGEIRLKGRTVTGPGPDRMMVFQEFDQLLPWKTVKQNVVFALEASGRLMGRAAEERAMAYIDKVNLTKFADSYPHMLSGGMKQRVAIARGMAMEPDILLMDEPFAALDALTRRKMQDELLMLWEETRFTVLFVTHSIPEAIKIGSRILLLSPHPGEVKAELNSAGTPAEQARLEGRIQQMLFAEEIKEAENV; via the coding sequence ATGGGCTTGAGTGAAGCGTTGTTGGAAGTCGACGGCGTCACGCTGCAGTACAAGACGCCGCATCACTTGATTACGGCCACCTACCGGGTCAGCTTCGACGTGCTGCCGGGCGACCGGTTCGTCCTGCTCGGACCGTCGGGCTGCGGCAAGTCCACCCTGCTGAAGGCGGTGGGCGGCTACATGCCCCCGACCGAGGGCGAGATCCGCCTGAAAGGGCGCACCGTCACCGGGCCCGGTCCCGACCGGATGATGGTCTTCCAGGAGTTCGACCAGCTCCTGCCCTGGAAGACGGTGAAGCAGAACGTTGTCTTCGCCCTCGAAGCCTCGGGCCGCCTCATGGGCCGGGCCGCCGAGGAGCGGGCGATGGCCTATATCGACAAGGTCAACCTCACGAAGTTCGCCGACAGCTACCCGCACATGCTGTCGGGTGGCATGAAGCAGCGCGTCGCCATCGCACGCGGCATGGCGATGGAGCCCGACATCCTGCTGATGGACGAGCCCTTCGCGGCTCTGGATGCGCTCACCCGTCGCAAGATGCAGGACGAACTGCTGATGCTGTGGGAGGAGACCCGCTTCACCGTCCTGTTCGTCACCCACTCGATCCCCGAGGCGATCAAGATCGGCTCGCGCATCCTGCTGCTCTCGCCCCATCCCGGCGAGGTGAAGGCCGAGCTGAACAGCGCCGGAACGCCCGCCGAACAGGCGCGCCTGGAGGGCCGCATCCAGCAGATGCTGTTCGCCGAGGAGATCAAGGAGGCGGAGAATGTCTAG
- a CDS encoding succinate dehydrogenase, producing MSPLLYLAQRGTAAILALTVAVHLGTILYAVRGGLTAGEILGRTQGNLGFLVFYVVFVLAAAIHAPIGLRSVLREWTGWRGRSLDLAMLALSALLAGLGLRAALAVYWA from the coding sequence ATGAGCCCGCTCCTCTACCTCGCCCAGCGCGGCACCGCCGCGATCCTGGCGCTGACCGTCGCGGTCCATCTCGGCACGATCCTCTACGCCGTGCGCGGCGGCCTGACCGCGGGCGAGATCCTGGGACGCACGCAGGGCAATCTCGGCTTCCTCGTGTTCTACGTGGTCTTCGTGCTGGCGGCCGCGATCCACGCACCGATCGGCCTGCGCAGCGTGCTGCGTGAGTGGACCGGCTGGCGCGGCCGCTCCCTCGACCTCGCCATGCTGGCTCTCTCGGCGCTGCTCGCCGGGCTTGGCCTGCGGGCGGCGCTCGCGGTGTACTGGGCATGA
- a CDS encoding ABC transporter substrate-binding protein yields the protein MTARSIVRLVGTVAVLFGALGAARAEVSTVRLAKQFGISYLPLTLMEEEGLLEKQAKARGLDLKAEWLRFTGGSGMNEALLSGNLDLAAGGVGPFLTIWGRTQGNIKVKGVAALNAMPLWLVTVNPDVKSIKDFGPKDKIALPTAKTSIQAITLQMAAEQAFGAGQQGRLDPLTVSMGHPDAQTAMMGGRSEITAHFGSPPFQELELKDPRARKVLDSYDVMGGPHTFNLVWASSRFVTANPKVTEAFLAALEDSLKLIRDDPGKAADLWIKAEGSKLSREEAVAIIRGPQNEWTTAPKRMLAYLAYMNRAGLVSAKAGAESELFFPAPEGAKPSAPKEAAR from the coding sequence ATGACGGCACGGAGCATCGTCCGGCTCGTCGGCACGGTCGCGGTCCTGTTCGGGGCGCTCGGCGCCGCCCGGGCCGAGGTCTCGACCGTCCGGCTCGCCAAGCAGTTCGGCATCTCCTACCTGCCGCTGACGCTGATGGAGGAGGAGGGTCTGCTGGAGAAGCAGGCCAAGGCCCGCGGCCTCGACCTGAAGGCCGAGTGGCTGCGCTTCACCGGCGGCTCGGGGATGAACGAGGCGCTGCTGTCCGGAAACCTCGATCTGGCGGCCGGCGGCGTCGGGCCGTTCCTGACGATCTGGGGCCGCACGCAGGGCAACATCAAGGTCAAGGGCGTGGCGGCGCTGAACGCGATGCCGCTCTGGCTGGTCACGGTCAATCCGGACGTGAAGTCGATCAAGGACTTCGGACCGAAGGACAAGATCGCGCTGCCCACCGCCAAGACCTCGATCCAGGCGATCACCCTGCAGATGGCCGCCGAGCAGGCCTTCGGCGCCGGCCAGCAGGGCAGGCTCGACCCGCTCACCGTCTCGATGGGCCATCCCGACGCGCAGACCGCGATGATGGGCGGGCGCTCCGAGATCACCGCGCATTTCGGCTCGCCACCCTTCCAAGAGCTGGAGCTGAAGGATCCGCGCGCCCGCAAGGTGCTCGACAGCTACGACGTGATGGGCGGGCCCCACACCTTCAACCTCGTCTGGGCCTCGAGCCGCTTCGTCACGGCGAACCCCAAGGTGACCGAGGCCTTCCTGGCCGCGCTGGAGGACAGCCTGAAGCTGATCCGCGACGATCCGGGCAAGGCCGCCGATCTCTGGATCAAGGCGGAGGGCTCGAAGCTGTCGCGGGAGGAGGCCGTCGCCATCATCCGCGGACCGCAGAACGAGTGGACGACGGCGCCCAAGCGCATGCTCGCCTACCTCGCCTACATGAACCGTGCCGGTCTGGTCTCCGCCAAGGCGGGCGCCGAGAGCGAGCTGTTCTTTCCCGCTCCCGAGGGCGCGAAGCCCAGTGCTCCGAAGGAGGCCGCGCGGTGA